Proteins encoded by one window of Corynebacterium amycolatum:
- a CDS encoding non-ribosomal peptide synthetase, which translates to MTNETIAPAVASTAVGEARTGARVAPERLSESIADAIGVHLDSADVKLRDHIPNSLTFLQMLLALEDEYGVTIDYGAMDPGVTVADLAAVIDAARGGADAGSAAGAAAGADPAVATGESDDGCAGKNGAGPADAVPLNPIQTAYLLGADEDIELGGQATYIYAESRHDYSLPQVEEAVRTVFGRHDVLFHRLDVDAGVLSPTGACLATVEVVGSGDDVDAAVGEIRRDMRTAARSSNEDGPMVAARLLADAGGCRMFIYFNMIVMDAGSVYLFFDELESLLAGEPPAPASRYGDALAAISARRRDGKRAEDLAYWEKKAADLPRRPEFPAAVRGDDDWSTRRLGTVLDAEITAKLGERARRIGVTLSSLVMAVNAAVVCRWLPESALTVNVTVSERSGLAAGTRVMGDFTSSMLVGVDAGRAATIDGLAEAIDLDIREGLSHRGVSGVEVLQRFLRDAANQTQATAPVVFTSYLGGERGSGRSPVIERIYTQTAQVCLDIQVMPASGGMTLSWDVVDDYFPAVDAMFGAVAEALDVVAEGGEALPIRHAETEGAVARYNDAAGPIHDDTLVSLVEAAYAATPDAPAVRLAARGISYTYAEVWARAGRIARHLSDSGVGAGDAVIVRYTKHPDDIVNMVGALRAGAAFVPVDAGMPAQRQEYVVEASGASGPILDTGVIDELDQSGVAGVGKPAAAEVCDRAGSAGAHPSLGTAPDDLAYVIFTSGTTGRPKGVRISHRNCINTILDVNRRYGVTSADCIIGLSSLGFDLSVYDVFGAFAAGATVTMVGDERDADEILDVLREERVTLWNSAPALLELALVRASDDDVFPDVRTVLLSGDRIAAGLPARAMDMFPNASINSLGGATEGSIWSIYCPLQRDSLENRIPYGYPLANQGIHVLAPDGVHCPVGVPGEIHISGLGVAQGYAADPERTAAAFVDVPGIGRCYRTGDVGIFNAEGFVEFLGRRDRQVKIAGFRVELGEIESVLERSGLVTASMAAVVESGGRGLLACLYVPADDMTGSRDVVRAELARCLPAYMVPTVLLPVAHLPVTVNGKLDQEEIRRHVGAAGGGATADGEVAGAEAGAAGADGSVAVPGAIELVSGVFDEILGEAPSTSAADPACGAGESFFRRGGDSLQFQVMMRAIRQKTGVRLRFRDVIADPTIAHIAGLVSEAMRESGAESEAVAEAVSSLDCAGGAGSVAGGVRESSASAHGKDPVEQFGDDPHAPFPLTDMQKAYYVGRNSGFELGGVTEHYYIESVTEPGTDIDRLEDALDNLIRRHPMLRVVFTAQATQRILPEVPRYRIAVADYRAADEATVVEAVRRKRDELSHQVFDLGSWPLFHLSAFALPDGRHRLFFSVDMIIGDGASQRIFIDDLDKLYRGTELPPVTGDYRTYVLEMKRREASAVGRGDETLTRTVVEDFPPGNTLPSIGAAVDVDVPRMRRLSHTFTAEETALLRERASAADGSVSALLLACYATSLSLWSRGDSVGINITTYNRDPEIADFAGVFGDFTGVILMPVKAAADYDLRWWTAELRDRLLGHMAAGYSGVSLLGAIARHRGLPVGQAIAPFVYTSLLFGEGSAAGDGSGRGAHVLGDVDYAISQTPQVLLDNQVMEVGGRINVAWDFVEQILEPELVEDIFDHYIRSVSGFAGGCPEAAPLSVGQVRRLRLAVGGTSSSGGAIGDGVAGASSAERDRSGAISRIASGDLMGRVREYLTVITGMVRADLGGAEAGADDDLFLLGYDSLGFVNLMQRIQDITGASVPLAEALAKPTPRGVAELVGQSTATPTDRRDADDPGASAADRSLVLLRSGDEAHPIFLVHGGFGTVDIYRDLALAIPGGGQVWGVGFAEFERPFPHAIGIGDIAAHYSGRVREVLVDGAAPAIVGWSLGGTIAAEMVLRLADLDPALVFLDSLAPGIAVDVGDFGAESEKGLLSRVVPSIADLPHGTPVARLWAEFGGVDETDEERGARLRALAAAVAPTLLEDLGLSGDRVTATEFNSLRSLIDARTRYRPEGRVREALFVLPDDGEAHNHDQWRDHLVDDLCVASVAGNHYSFVLGEDAALTGALIGEYIERRRRAPETDDRAADPSSEGIDRSRDRGNEMEND; encoded by the coding sequence ATGACCAATGAAACGATCGCGCCGGCCGTCGCATCTACCGCCGTGGGAGAAGCCCGCACCGGGGCCCGAGTCGCCCCCGAAAGGCTGTCGGAGTCCATCGCCGACGCCATCGGCGTGCACCTGGATTCGGCGGACGTGAAACTCCGCGACCACATCCCGAACTCCCTGACTTTCCTCCAGATGCTGCTGGCGCTGGAGGACGAGTACGGGGTCACCATCGATTACGGGGCGATGGACCCCGGGGTCACGGTCGCTGATTTGGCGGCCGTCATCGACGCCGCCCGGGGTGGCGCTGATGCCGGATCTGCCGCAGGCGCCGCTGCCGGGGCCGACCCCGCTGTAGCGACGGGTGAGTCGGATGACGGCTGTGCCGGCAAAAATGGGGCCGGTCCCGCGGATGCGGTCCCGCTCAATCCAATCCAGACCGCCTACCTGCTCGGCGCGGACGAGGACATCGAGCTTGGCGGCCAAGCGACGTACATTTACGCGGAATCCCGGCACGACTATTCGTTGCCGCAGGTGGAGGAGGCCGTGCGGACGGTCTTCGGGCGTCACGACGTGCTGTTCCATCGGCTCGATGTCGATGCCGGGGTCTTGAGCCCGACCGGCGCGTGCCTCGCCACCGTCGAGGTAGTCGGGTCCGGCGACGATGTCGACGCGGCGGTGGGGGAGATCCGTCGGGACATGCGAACCGCGGCGCGATCGTCGAACGAGGACGGTCCCATGGTCGCCGCGAGGCTGCTCGCAGATGCGGGCGGGTGCAGGATGTTCATCTACTTCAACATGATCGTCATGGATGCGGGTTCGGTGTACCTGTTCTTCGACGAGCTCGAATCCCTGCTGGCCGGGGAGCCGCCGGCTCCGGCTTCCAGATATGGGGATGCCCTGGCGGCAATCTCTGCGCGCCGGCGCGACGGGAAACGAGCCGAGGACCTCGCCTATTGGGAGAAGAAGGCCGCAGATCTGCCGCGGCGCCCGGAGTTCCCGGCGGCCGTGAGGGGTGACGACGATTGGTCGACCCGGCGCTTGGGCACGGTGCTCGACGCGGAGATCACCGCCAAGCTCGGCGAACGGGCCCGCCGCATTGGAGTTACCCTGTCGTCGCTGGTAATGGCCGTCAACGCCGCCGTCGTCTGCAGGTGGCTGCCCGAATCGGCGTTGACGGTCAACGTGACTGTCAGCGAACGCAGCGGCCTCGCCGCGGGCACGAGGGTGATGGGAGATTTCACTTCATCGATGCTCGTCGGCGTCGACGCCGGGAGAGCCGCGACCATCGACGGGTTGGCGGAGGCGATCGACCTGGACATTCGCGAAGGGCTGTCCCACCGCGGCGTTTCCGGTGTGGAGGTGCTACAGCGATTCCTCCGGGACGCGGCCAATCAGACCCAGGCCACTGCTCCGGTGGTGTTCACCAGCTACCTCGGCGGCGAGCGGGGCAGCGGGCGCAGCCCAGTCATCGAACGCATCTACACGCAAACCGCGCAGGTGTGCCTCGACATCCAAGTGATGCCGGCATCGGGCGGGATGACGTTGTCGTGGGACGTGGTCGACGATTACTTCCCCGCGGTAGATGCGATGTTCGGGGCCGTTGCGGAGGCCCTGGACGTGGTGGCGGAGGGGGGAGAGGCTCTGCCCATCCGTCATGCGGAGACGGAGGGGGCCGTCGCCCGCTACAACGACGCTGCGGGCCCGATCCACGATGACACCCTGGTTTCGCTTGTCGAAGCCGCATACGCGGCGACTCCGGACGCGCCGGCCGTGCGCCTCGCCGCCCGGGGCATCTCGTACACCTACGCCGAGGTCTGGGCCCGGGCCGGACGCATCGCCCGCCATCTCTCAGATTCCGGCGTCGGGGCGGGGGACGCGGTGATCGTGCGCTACACCAAGCATCCCGACGACATCGTCAACATGGTCGGCGCATTGCGTGCGGGAGCCGCATTCGTGCCCGTCGACGCGGGCATGCCGGCCCAGCGACAGGAATACGTCGTGGAAGCCTCAGGTGCGTCGGGCCCGATTCTGGACACCGGCGTGATCGATGAACTGGACCAAAGCGGAGTGGCGGGCGTCGGCAAGCCCGCAGCCGCGGAAGTCTGCGACCGCGCGGGCAGCGCGGGTGCGCACCCTTCGCTTGGCACTGCCCCTGACGACCTTGCCTACGTCATCTTCACCTCGGGGACGACGGGCCGGCCAAAGGGTGTGCGGATCAGTCACCGCAACTGCATCAACACCATCCTCGACGTGAACCGGCGGTATGGGGTCACCTCCGCCGATTGCATCATCGGATTGTCGTCGCTGGGATTCGACCTGTCGGTCTACGACGTGTTCGGGGCGTTTGCGGCAGGCGCGACGGTGACGATGGTCGGAGACGAGCGCGACGCCGATGAAATCCTCGACGTCTTGCGGGAAGAGCGGGTCACGCTGTGGAACTCCGCGCCCGCCCTTTTGGAGCTCGCCCTGGTCCGGGCGTCGGACGACGACGTGTTCCCGGATGTGCGCACCGTATTGCTTAGCGGCGATCGCATCGCAGCGGGGCTTCCGGCGCGCGCCATGGACATGTTCCCGAACGCGTCGATCAATAGCCTCGGCGGTGCGACCGAAGGAAGCATTTGGTCCATCTACTGCCCGCTGCAACGCGACAGCCTGGAAAACCGCATTCCCTACGGGTACCCGCTGGCGAACCAGGGCATTCACGTGCTCGCGCCCGACGGGGTGCATTGCCCCGTCGGCGTGCCGGGGGAAATCCACATCAGCGGTCTCGGCGTCGCGCAGGGGTATGCGGCCGATCCAGAGCGGACCGCTGCCGCCTTCGTGGATGTCCCAGGCATCGGGCGCTGCTACCGGACCGGAGACGTGGGCATCTTCAACGCGGAGGGTTTCGTGGAATTTCTCGGCCGCCGCGATCGTCAGGTGAAAATCGCGGGCTTCCGCGTCGAACTCGGAGAAATCGAATCGGTCCTCGAGCGGTCCGGCCTGGTGACCGCGTCGATGGCGGCGGTCGTCGAATCGGGCGGTCGGGGACTCCTGGCGTGCCTTTACGTTCCGGCGGACGACATGACCGGCTCGCGGGATGTCGTCCGGGCCGAGCTCGCCCGCTGCTTGCCAGCGTACATGGTACCGACGGTCCTGCTGCCCGTGGCGCACCTGCCCGTCACCGTCAACGGGAAACTGGATCAGGAGGAAATTCGTAGGCACGTCGGCGCCGCGGGCGGCGGGGCAACGGCCGATGGCGAGGTCGCCGGGGCGGAGGCCGGAGCCGCGGGCGCGGATGGTTCCGTCGCCGTCCCCGGGGCGATCGAGTTGGTGTCCGGAGTCTTCGACGAGATCCTCGGGGAAGCCCCGTCGACGAGTGCGGCGGATCCGGCGTGCGGCGCGGGAGAGTCCTTCTTCCGCCGCGGCGGCGATTCCCTGCAATTCCAGGTTATGATGCGCGCGATCCGGCAGAAGACGGGCGTCCGGCTCCGTTTCCGCGACGTCATCGCCGACCCGACCATCGCGCACATCGCCGGCCTTGTCTCGGAGGCCATGCGGGAGTCCGGTGCCGAGTCTGAAGCCGTCGCCGAGGCAGTGTCTTCCCTCGATTGTGCCGGCGGTGCCGGTTCAGTCGCAGGAGGCGTCCGAGAATCCTCCGCGAGTGCCCACGGGAAGGATCCGGTGGAACAATTCGGGGACGACCCCCACGCGCCGTTCCCCCTGACCGACATGCAGAAGGCCTACTACGTCGGCCGGAACTCCGGGTTCGAGCTGGGCGGCGTCACCGAGCACTACTACATCGAATCCGTCACCGAACCCGGTACCGACATCGACCGCCTGGAGGACGCCCTCGACAACCTCATCCGCAGGCATCCGATGCTGCGCGTCGTGTTCACCGCACAAGCCACGCAGCGGATCCTGCCGGAGGTTCCGCGCTACCGCATTGCCGTCGCCGACTACCGGGCCGCCGATGAGGCGACCGTGGTCGAGGCGGTGCGGCGCAAGCGCGATGAGTTGAGCCACCAGGTATTCGATTTGGGCAGCTGGCCCTTGTTCCATCTGTCGGCGTTCGCGCTCCCGGACGGGCGGCACCGCCTGTTCTTCAGCGTGGACATGATCATCGGAGACGGGGCGAGCCAACGGATTTTCATCGACGACCTGGACAAGCTGTACCGGGGAACGGAGCTTCCGCCCGTCACCGGCGACTACCGCACGTACGTCTTGGAGATGAAGCGCCGGGAGGCTTCGGCGGTCGGGCGTGGCGATGAGACGTTGACTCGGACAGTGGTCGAGGACTTCCCGCCCGGCAACACCCTTCCATCAATCGGTGCGGCCGTGGACGTGGATGTGCCGCGGATGCGTCGCCTGTCGCACACGTTCACCGCTGAGGAAACCGCACTGTTGCGGGAACGGGCCAGCGCCGCCGACGGCAGCGTGTCCGCACTGCTTCTCGCCTGCTATGCGACGAGCCTGTCGCTGTGGTCGAGGGGGGATTCGGTCGGCATCAACATCACCACGTACAACCGTGATCCCGAAATCGCCGACTTCGCCGGCGTCTTCGGTGATTTCACCGGCGTCATTCTGATGCCGGTGAAAGCGGCCGCCGACTATGACCTCCGTTGGTGGACGGCGGAACTGCGCGACCGGCTGCTCGGGCACATGGCGGCCGGGTACTCCGGGGTGTCGTTGCTCGGCGCCATCGCGCGCCACCGGGGTCTGCCCGTCGGACAGGCCATCGCGCCGTTCGTGTACACCTCGTTGCTGTTCGGCGAGGGTTCCGCGGCAGGCGATGGCTCGGGCAGGGGCGCCCACGTCCTGGGTGACGTCGATTACGCCATCTCCCAGACCCCGCAGGTGCTGTTGGACAACCAAGTGATGGAAGTTGGCGGGCGTATCAACGTCGCCTGGGATTTCGTCGAGCAGATCCTGGAACCGGAACTGGTGGAGGACATCTTCGACCACTACATCAGGTCGGTGTCGGGCTTCGCCGGGGGCTGCCCCGAAGCGGCGCCGCTGAGCGTCGGCCAGGTTCGGCGCCTGCGTCTGGCGGTCGGGGGCACTTCTTCCAGCGGTGGGGCGATCGGCGACGGCGTCGCGGGCGCGTCATCGGCGGAGCGCGACAGGTCGGGCGCGATCTCGAGGATCGCATCCGGGGACCTGATGGGCCGAGTTCGCGAATACCTGACGGTCATCACCGGGATGGTCCGGGCCGACCTAGGCGGCGCCGAAGCCGGCGCGGACGACGACCTGTTCCTCCTCGGCTACGACTCCCTGGGATTCGTGAATCTGATGCAGCGGATCCAGGACATCACCGGGGCATCGGTGCCGCTCGCGGAAGCGCTGGCCAAGCCGACGCCACGTGGCGTGGCCGAGCTCGTCGGCCAGTCGACGGCCACGCCGACCGACCGGCGGGACGCGGATGATCCCGGCGCGTCGGCCGCGGACCGTTCGCTGGTCCTATTGCGCAGCGGCGATGAGGCGCACCCGATCTTCCTCGTCCACGGCGGATTCGGCACCGTCGACATCTACCGAGACCTGGCCCTCGCGATCCCCGGTGGCGGGCAGGTGTGGGGCGTCGGCTTCGCGGAGTTCGAGAGACCATTCCCCCACGCCATCGGCATCGGCGACATCGCGGCCCACTACTCGGGCCGGGTCCGCGAGGTGCTCGTCGACGGTGCCGCCCCGGCGATCGTCGGATGGAGCCTCGGCGGCACCATCGCGGCCGAGATGGTGCTCCGTTTGGCCGATCTTGATCCCGCGCTGGTGTTTCTCGACAGCCTGGCTCCGGGGATCGCGGTCGACGTCGGGGATTTCGGCGCGGAATCCGAAAAGGGGCTGCTGTCCCGGGTGGTGCCCTCGATCGCCGATCTCCCGCACGGAACGCCGGTTGCCCGCCTCTGGGCGGAGTTCGGCGGGGTCGATGAGACCGACGAGGAACGGGGGGCCCGTCTGCGTGCCCTGGCCGCAGCAGTCGCACCGACGCTCCTGGAGGACCTTGGGCTTTCCGGCGACCGGGTGACGGCGACGGAGTTCAACTCGCTGCGCTCGCTCATCGATGCCCGCACCCGGTACCGGCCCGAGGGTCGGGTGAGGGAGGCGCTGTTCGTTCTCCCCGATGACGGCGAGGCTCACAACCACGACCAGTGGCGGGACCACCTCGTCGATGACCTCTGCGTCGCCAGCGTCGCGGGAAACCACTATTCGTTCGTCCTCGGAGAGGATGCCGCGCTGACCGGGGCCCTCATCGGGGAGTACATCGAACGCCGGCGCCGAGCGCCGGAAACGGACGACAGGGCAGCGGACCCGTCGTCCGAAGGAATCGACCGGTCGCGGGACCGGGGAAACGAGATGGAAAATGACTGA
- a CDS encoding saccharopine dehydrogenase, with protein MTDRRNGGEARDRDAGEPVKVLVAGGTGVTGRLVRGMLGVVDGIELAYTSRQKPDDGPGRHFPLRIAAGHNEICRVFRKHDWVVNCTGPFEVHADSLARACIDSGTGYIDVNDSIDARRAIMALDGDARREGVPVLTGFGLCPGLSTALLVLGARAAGAEEVRDVRVDLRIGADQESGAAAVESMFRTIRGGYRTMLGGTIVEVRRNPVSSQSGISYECPDIDVVREVCPSIRGYSYHVAFDALPDESVEKIRTSRLYSMPVVSGLLARLGAAVTSRKARAKGTPQPAELVVALSSAGAGDAGPAAETTVVRATGPGSYKMTAAIAAATVVAVAGKPVAPGCRDLVGHPRLLEPVLAFARDAGIHIEVPHDNPTTGPLPTAAHCDTKEKGKR; from the coding sequence ATGACTGACCGACGAAACGGCGGGGAAGCACGGGACCGCGACGCGGGCGAACCCGTGAAAGTGCTGGTGGCCGGAGGTACCGGCGTCACCGGACGGCTCGTCCGGGGGATGCTCGGCGTCGTCGACGGGATTGAGCTGGCCTACACTTCCCGGCAGAAGCCAGACGATGGCCCGGGGCGGCACTTCCCGCTGAGGATCGCCGCCGGCCACAACGAGATCTGCAGGGTCTTCCGCAAACACGATTGGGTGGTCAACTGCACCGGCCCGTTCGAGGTGCACGCAGACTCACTCGCCCGTGCTTGCATCGACTCAGGCACCGGGTACATCGACGTCAACGATTCGATCGACGCCCGCCGCGCGATCATGGCCCTCGACGGGGATGCCCGGCGGGAGGGGGTTCCCGTGCTCACCGGGTTCGGTCTGTGCCCGGGCTTGTCGACGGCCCTGTTGGTGCTCGGGGCCCGCGCCGCGGGCGCCGAAGAGGTCCGCGATGTGCGGGTCGATCTGCGAATCGGCGCCGACCAGGAATCCGGGGCCGCGGCGGTCGAGTCAATGTTCCGGACTATCCGCGGCGGATACCGCACGATGCTCGGCGGCACCATCGTCGAGGTGCGGCGCAACCCGGTGTCGTCGCAAAGCGGAATCAGCTACGAATGCCCGGACATCGACGTCGTACGCGAGGTGTGCCCCTCGATCCGTGGATATTCCTACCACGTCGCCTTCGATGCCCTCCCCGATGAGTCGGTGGAGAAAATCCGCACGTCGAGACTGTACTCGATGCCCGTTGTCTCCGGTCTGCTCGCCCGTCTCGGGGCGGCCGTGACATCGCGGAAGGCGCGGGCGAAGGGCACTCCGCAACCCGCCGAGCTGGTCGTCGCACTGTCGTCCGCCGGCGCGGGCGATGCGGGCCCGGCGGCCGAGACGACCGTCGTCCGGGCGACCGGCCCGGGTTCCTACAAAATGACCGCGGCGATTGCTGCCGCCACCGTTGTGGCGGTCGCGGGGAAGCCGGTCGCGCCGGGGTGCCGGGATCTCGTCGGCCACCCCCGGCTCCTCGAACCGGTCCTCGCCTTCGCCCGCGATGCGGGCATCCATATCGAGGTGCCGCATGACAACCCGACCACGGGGCCGCTGCCGACAGCGGCCCACTGCGATACCAAAGAAAAGGGGAAACGATGA
- a CDS encoding ABC transporter ATP-binding protein — protein MTDQAERGAAIVVRDLTKSYPIAGKAGTPPEGGRKGKRGARMRKHVLDGVSFTVPAGAIVSFLGHNGAGKTTLIRILSTLITADSGEVSIFSRDVKENPAGVRADIATTGQFAAIDENLTGRENLEFFGRLRGLDRAAAAARATELLAQFSLADSASTLASAYSGGMRRRLDIAASLCVVPRLLFLDEPTTGLDPVSREELWGFIRQLRDDGMTLVLTTQYLEEAEALADHVHLLKDRRIVASGTPEELRRDFGSHVLRVSFATTAEAEAFARCLGGTCLDGARVAGKSVSLDVDPGPRVLEAVAQAMEASEALPDSLSVSPPTLNEVFISMNAGGAAR, from the coding sequence ATGACGGATCAAGCTGAACGAGGTGCGGCGATCGTCGTACGCGACCTCACGAAGAGCTACCCGATTGCGGGCAAAGCGGGCACCCCGCCCGAAGGCGGGCGCAAGGGAAAGCGCGGTGCCCGGATGCGCAAGCATGTGCTCGACGGCGTGAGTTTCACCGTGCCCGCCGGGGCGATCGTGTCGTTCCTCGGTCACAACGGCGCAGGCAAGACCACCCTCATCCGAATCCTGTCGACGCTCATCACCGCCGACTCCGGCGAGGTGAGCATCTTCTCGCGCGATGTGAAAGAGAACCCGGCGGGCGTGCGCGCTGACATTGCCACCACCGGCCAATTCGCGGCGATCGACGAGAACCTCACCGGCCGGGAGAACCTGGAGTTCTTCGGGCGGCTGCGCGGACTCGACCGCGCCGCCGCGGCCGCCCGCGCGACGGAACTGCTCGCGCAATTCTCGCTCGCAGACAGTGCCTCGACGCTGGCGTCGGCCTATTCGGGTGGCATGCGGCGCCGCCTCGACATCGCCGCGTCGCTGTGCGTCGTGCCCAGGCTGCTGTTCCTCGACGAACCCACGACGGGGCTGGATCCGGTCAGCCGCGAAGAGCTGTGGGGCTTCATCCGGCAGCTGCGAGACGACGGAATGACCCTGGTGCTGACCACCCAGTACCTGGAAGAGGCGGAGGCGCTGGCCGACCACGTCCATCTGCTCAAGGATCGCCGCATCGTCGCCAGCGGAACGCCGGAGGAATTGCGCCGCGACTTCGGGTCGCACGTGCTCCGCGTGTCCTTTGCCACCACCGCCGAGGCGGAGGCGTTCGCCCGCTGCCTCGGAGGAACGTGCCTGGACGGCGCCCGCGTCGCGGGGAAGTCGGTGTCCCTCGACGTCGACCCCGGACCGCGGGTCCTCGAGGCGGTGGCGCAGGCGATGGAGGCCTCGGAAGCGTTGCCGGATTCGCTGAGCGTGTCGCCGCCCACCCTCAACGAGGTATTCATATCGATGAACGCAGGGGGTGCGGCGCGATGA
- a CDS encoding ABC transporter permease: MSATSVAAFLRRDLLLLRRNTASLISMFVVPPLFLLCLYAVFGYSAGQSGFGYLRFVLGGCLFQAAMFTAAASAMAVGQDVESGLVDRVRVLPGATGGYVAGRLVTDVLRMSASIAALLVVAWACGLDMAVGDVAWTVLWSLFAAAVLSLVTDGVILMVPAPVSTASSIQALEMLLLMFSTAFIPATALDGSLRDVVRHMPFSPIIEVIRAASPDAFPDSAGEEAALWLGVAAVAGIVLFIRRFTSRSES, from the coding sequence ATGAGTGCGACGTCGGTCGCGGCGTTTCTCCGTCGGGATCTGCTACTGTTGCGACGCAACACCGCGTCGCTGATTTCCATGTTCGTAGTTCCGCCCCTCTTTCTGCTGTGCCTGTACGCGGTGTTTGGGTACTCGGCGGGGCAATCCGGCTTCGGGTACCTGCGTTTCGTGCTCGGCGGCTGCCTGTTCCAGGCGGCGATGTTCACCGCCGCGGCGTCGGCGATGGCGGTGGGACAGGACGTCGAATCCGGGCTCGTTGACCGCGTGCGCGTGTTGCCCGGGGCCACAGGCGGCTATGTCGCCGGCAGGCTCGTCACCGATGTGCTGCGGATGTCCGCGTCGATCGCGGCGCTGCTGGTCGTCGCGTGGGCCTGCGGCCTCGACATGGCTGTCGGTGACGTCGCGTGGACTGTCCTGTGGTCGCTGTTCGCCGCGGCGGTCCTGTCCCTGGTCACGGACGGGGTGATCCTGATGGTGCCCGCCCCGGTGTCGACGGCCTCATCGATCCAGGCGCTGGAAATGCTGCTGCTCATGTTCTCCACTGCGTTCATTCCGGCGACCGCTTTGGACGGCTCCCTGCGCGACGTCGTACGTCACATGCCGTTTTCGCCGATCATCGAGGTGATCAGGGCGGCGTCCCCGGATGCCTTCCCGGATAGTGCCGGGGAAGAGGCAGCCCTGTGGCTCGGTGTCGCGGCGGTCGCCGGAATCGTCCTGTTCATCCGCCGGTTCACCTCGAGGAGCGAATCATGA
- a CDS encoding ABC transporter permease — MIGPIFVHLRRIAHIWLRRPDFWFMTFIAPLVYLFIVNRMFGGLVRQLTGEFELPNAVILVVTTWAFILAITGSSTVFVERSNGLHERLITMPAPYAAVPAARIIAEFIRIMAMSVVVVAVAALLSDSPPEASWWWRIAVTGAMVAAAAACTGTYIAFSITSPQGSVALIPLIIVAMFVNTVLMPADHFRPLLRGIAGHTPVSAAGEAVNGNGAAGLVVCAAWFLGIAVLAAWGIAVKTRPGESA; from the coding sequence ATGATCGGCCCCATCTTCGTGCATCTGCGGCGCATTGCCCACATTTGGCTGCGGCGCCCCGACTTCTGGTTCATGACGTTCATTGCTCCGCTCGTGTACCTGTTCATCGTCAACCGCATGTTCGGTGGCCTGGTCAGGCAGCTCACCGGAGAGTTCGAACTCCCGAACGCGGTCATCCTGGTCGTGACGACGTGGGCGTTCATCTTGGCCATCACGGGATCGTCCACTGTGTTCGTTGAACGCAGCAATGGCCTCCACGAGCGGTTGATCACCATGCCGGCGCCGTACGCGGCCGTGCCGGCCGCACGGATCATCGCCGAGTTCATCCGGATCATGGCGATGTCGGTCGTCGTCGTGGCGGTGGCCGCCTTGCTTTCCGACAGCCCCCCTGAGGCGTCCTGGTGGTGGAGGATCGCGGTGACCGGCGCGATGGTTGCCGCGGCGGCCGCATGCACCGGCACGTACATCGCGTTCTCCATCACCAGCCCCCAGGGCTCCGTGGCCCTCATCCCGTTAATCATCGTTGCGATGTTCGTCAACACGGTGCTCATGCCCGCCGACCACTTCCGTCCTCTCCTGCGCGGAATCGCCGGGCACACCCCCGTATCCGCGGCCGGCGAGGCCGTCAACGGCAACGGGGCTGCGGGTCTGGTGGTCTGCGCGGCCTGGTTCTTAGGCATCGCCGTGCTTGCGGCGTGGGGCATCGCCGTGAAAACGAGGCCGGGGGAGTCTGCATGA